ACCTGGCCGACTTCACCTGGTATCCGCCGACGTTCACCCCGCGCAGAAGAATCACCTGAAGCGGTGCTTCCGCGGTCACTGGTCTGCTCGGCGGTCCGTCGCGTCGGCGTATTGCTGGAGTGCGGCGATGAAGTCGCGGCGGGCAAACGCCGGCCACATCTTGTTGCTGACCACGATCTCGGCGTTGGTGGTCTGCCAGGGGCAGAATCCAGACAGCCGATGCTCCCCGCTGGTGCGAATCACCAGGTCGATGTCTTTCGCCGGGCCGCCCGCGAGGGATTGCGTGACTCGGTCGACGTCGAGGTTGGCCATCGCGGTCGATCCGGAGTCGCGTAGGAGCGACCGGCGTACGGCGTCCACGATGTCTTGGCGTCCGTCATAGGCGATAGCGACCGTGACATGACGCGGCCTGCCAAGGGTCTGCTGACAGGCAGTCCTCAGTGCAGACTGGGTCGATTCGGGAAGTAGGCCAAGGTCTCCCGACAGGTGCAATTGCCATGCGGGCGAGCCGACAATCGCCGCGGGCAGCGTCGTTTCGATGACGTCGTGTAGTCCGGTGACTTCGTCGGATTCGCGCTTGCGCAGGTTGTCGGCGGAGGCGATATAGACCGTGACGTGCTCGATCCCGGCGTCCTGGGCCCAGATGAGCAGGTCGCGTACGTGCTCAGCGCCATGGCGGTGACCAACCGTGGGTGAGGTGTAGCCCGCGGCTCGCGCCCACCGACGATTGCCATCGATGATGACGCCGAGGTGCCGGGGGCGGACCGGGAGCCGTTGGAGGCGTCGACTACCGAGGCGGCTCTGAAGCACAGTCATGACGCTCACCTGACGCACCGTAGAGAGTGTCTGCGGTGCGGTGGCGGAGGCGCGCGGAGTCGCCGTGAAAGGCCAGGGGCTCAGCGCACGCCGTGGGGACGGAACTGGATGCTGATCCTTGGGCCGACCGGCTTGGCGGTCTTGGGAATCGCGTGCTCCCACGTGCGTTGGCAGGAGCCGCCCATCACGACAAGATCGCCGTGGCCCAGATTGAAGCGAAGCGACGCGCCGCCGCCGCGAGGGCGCAGTGCCAGCGTGCGGGGAGCGCCGATCGACACGATGGCCACCATGGTGTTGTGGGTGGCCCCGCGGCCCTCGCGATCGCCATGCCAGGCAACAGAGTCGCGGCCGTCTCGATAGAGGCACATTCCGGCGGTGCGGAATGGCTCGCCGAGTTCGGGTGCGTAGTGCGCGGAGAGCGCGCGACGCGCATCGTTAAGCACCGGGTCTGGCCATGCTTCACGCTCGTCATAGAAACGCAGCAGGCGTGGAGTCTCTACCTCGCGGTCCCACATCACCCGACGCTCGCCTTGCCAGTCCACTCCGGCGCTGCCGCCCAGGCTGAGCCGGGAGAACAGTTTGTCGGCGCCGGTGAGCCAACCAGGGCGCAGGTCGACCCACGCGCCACGGGATAGAGGTGTGCGGTGCACCGAACCGCCGAGTTGGCGCAGGCCGATCTCGTCGACCTGGTCAAGCAGAGACCCTTGCAATGCGTACGACACCATGCGGCAAGTGTAGAACGCGTGTTCGATTAATGGTCGCTTATGGCCGGAGTGTTGC
This genomic window from Demetria terragena DSM 11295 contains:
- the uppS gene encoding polyprenyl diphosphate synthase codes for the protein MTVLQSRLGSRRLQRLPVRPRHLGVIIDGNRRWARAAGYTSPTVGHRHGAEHVRDLLIWAQDAGIEHVTVYIASADNLRKRESDEVTGLHDVIETTLPAAIVGSPAWQLHLSGDLGLLPESTQSALRTACQQTLGRPRHVTVAIAYDGRQDIVDAVRRSLLRDSGSTAMANLDVDRVTQSLAGGPAKDIDLVIRTSGEHRLSGFCPWQTTNAEIVVSNKMWPAFARRDFIAALQQYADATDRRADQ
- a CDS encoding alpha-ketoglutarate-dependent dioxygenase AlkB yields the protein MVSYALQGSLLDQVDEIGLRQLGGSVHRTPLSRGAWVDLRPGWLTGADKLFSRLSLGGSAGVDWQGERRVMWDREVETPRLLRFYDEREAWPDPVLNDARRALSAHYAPELGEPFRTAGMCLYRDGRDSVAWHGDREGRGATHNTMVAIVSIGAPRTLALRPRGGGASLRFNLGHGDLVVMGGSCQRTWEHAIPKTAKPVGPRISIQFRPHGVR